The sequence below is a genomic window from Dyadobacter chenwenxiniae.
AGCCGCGGCTTTTCCTTTTTCAGTTCCCTGCCCCTCAGCATTTTGCTGAGTACCAGACTGTTGTTGATTGTTGGCACCAGGCTGATTTCCCTGTGTATTCCCTGAATTTCCCGCGTTGCCAGCATTGCCCGCATTACCTCTCGGCGCACCGCTATTGGTTCCGCTTTGAGGCGCAGTGCCGGTAGGAGCGGTTGGAATGGATTGGGGAATTCCCTGAGACAGGGATGGCAACGAAATAACTAAACAGAGGAGATAAAGGAGAATGCTTTTATAACTTTTTGCCAATTTGATTCTGTTCATATGAAGTAATATTGTACTATTGAAATGCCTGCAATTCATTAAAACTATATATAAGACTAGCGTTTTTGAATTTTGAATATGAGCATACTTACTTATTGGATGTGTATAACATGGCAAAGTAAATTAGATTTTTCCTATTTTTAAAGAATTTCTAGTAATCGGGGCCATGCTATTTTCGTGTAAAGTTATAACAGGGTAACGACAAATGTCCTAAATTATTAAAATACAATATTTAAAATCAACAATCGCCTTCAAAGGGATCGTAATTTATGGAAAGTACCAACGTGCAATATGATGAGGATAGTATAAGGTCACTCGATTGGAAAGAACATATCAGATTGAGGCCAGGGATGTATATTGGCAAGTTAGGGGATGGTTCTTCGGTGGATGACGGGATCTATGTTCTGGTAAAGGAAATCGTTGATAATTCAATCGACGAACATATGATGGGCAACGGAAAAACCATAGAAATCAAAATTTCCGAACACCGGGTCGAAGTAAGGGATTATGGACGGGGAATACCGCTTGGAAAGGTTGTAGACTGCGTTTCCAAGATCAATACGGGTGGAAAATATGATTCTGGCGCATTCCAGAAATCAGTTGGTTTGAATGGTGTCGGAACAAAGGCGGTTAATGCACTTTCACAGTATTTCAAGGTGCAGTCATTCCGGGAAGGCAAGAGTAAAAATGCTGAATTTGCACAAGGCGCGCTTGTGAACGAGTCCAAGGAAATACAGACAAACCAGCGTAACGGAACGCACATCGCCTTTGAGCCGGACGGTGTGATTTTTAAGAATTTCCGTTACATTCCTCAGTATCTGGATAATATGATCTGGAATTACTGTTATCTGAATGCGGGCCTTACCATTAATTTCAACGGGCAAAAATATATTTCCCAAAACGGCTTGCTTGACCTGCTGCAAAGCAAATCTGACGCGGAGTCGCTGCGCTACCCGATTATTCATTTAAAAGGAGAGGACATTGAATTTGCCATGACGCACGGCAATCAATATGGAGAGGAATATTATTCTTTTGTTAACGGCCAATACACTACGCAGGGCGGAACGCACCTTGCAGCATTTCGCGAAGCCGTTGTAAAAGCGGTTAGAGAACATTTCAACAAGGACTATGCACCGGAAGATGTGCGTTCGTCGATCATTGCCGCCGTGGCCATCCGCGTGCAGGAGCCCGTTTTTGAATCCCAAACTAAAACCAAGTTAGGGTCCAACACCATTACGCCTGATCCGAACAGCACCACAGTTCGCACATTTGTCAATGATTTTGTAAAAGAAAGGCTTGATAATTACCTGCATATGCACCCGGAATCGAGGGACGCATTGAAAAAGCGGATCGAACAGTCTGAAAGGGAGCGGAAAGAATTGGCAGGCATTAAAAAGTTGGCCAATGATCGTGCCAAGAAGGCAAATTTACATAATAAGAAACTGAGAGACTGCCGCTTGCATTTGACAGACCTGAAAAATGACTTTCGCTACGAAACCACATTGTTCATCACAGAGGGAGATTCGGCAAGCGGTTCAATCACCAAATCCCGTAACGTTCAGACACAAGCCGTTTTTAGTTTAAGAGGTAAGCCTTTGAACTGTTTTGGTTTAACAAAAAAAGTCGTTTACGAAAACGAGGAATTCAACTTGCTTCAACATGCACTCGACATTGAGAACGGCGTGGAAAACCTGCGTTTTAACCGCATTGTGATTGCAACGGATGCGGACGTGGACGGTATGCACATTCGTTTGCTGCTGATGACGTTCTTCCTTCAATTTTTCCCGGACCTCGTCCGTAACGGGCATCTGTTTGTGCTGGAAACGCCGCTTTTCAGGGTCAGGAATAAAAAAGAGACCATATATTGTTATAGCGGGGAAGAGAAGCAGAATGCTGTGAACAAGCTGGGCAGCAAACCCGAAATCACCCGTTTCAAAGGCCTCGGCGAGATTTCACCGGACGAATTCGGAAAATTCATTGGCGAAGACATGCGGGTGGAACCGGTAATCCTGCAAAAAGAAACTTCCATTCAGAAATTATTGAGCTATTTCATGGGTAAAAATACGCCTGAACGCCAGCGTTTTATCATTGACAACCTCAAAACAGAAAAGAACATTGAAGAACTTGCGCTCGCAGTATAGCTGACCGTTTGTTTATCTTTGCGCGCAAAAAATAATATTAGGAGTGTCAGGTCTCTAAATCGTTACTTGACCTCCTGATACATAATAATCACCGTCCAGTGGAATTACAAGACCTAAGAAACAGGATAGACTCACTTGACGATCAGTTGCTTAGTATTTTGAATGAGCGTATGGAGCTCGTTAAAAAAGTAGGTGACCTGAAACGTTCGTCCCAGTCTATCATTTATCGCCCCGAAAGAGAAAAGCAAATCCTGGACCGCCTCGAAAAGCGCAACGACGGTTTGCTGACCAGGCAGGCCATTGACGCCATATTTTTCGAAATCTTCGCCGTTTCCCGTAACCTGGAATTGCCGGAAAGAGTGGCATATCTGGGACCGGAAGGCAGTTTTACACATCAGGCAGCCGAAGGGCGCTTCGGTGGCATGAGCGAATATCTGGTGCTGCCAACCATTCATTCCGTATTTGAGAGTGTGGAGACAAGCCGCGCCAAGTTTGGCGTCGTGCCAATTGAGAATAACCAGGAAGGCATTGTGATCGAAACAGTAGATTTTCTCCGTGAAAAAAACCTGTCCATTGTCGCCGAAGTGCTTTTGCAGGTGCATTTCACATTCGCATCGCAGTCCGATTCGCTTAAAAACATTCGCAGGATCTATTCAAAAGACATTGCATTCCGGCAATGCGGAAAGTTCATTAACGAATATCTGGAAGGAATGGACATTGAGCTGATCCCGGTTGAGTCTACTTCAAAAGCTGCGAAAATGGCATCGCAGGAAGAGGACGCTGCGGCGATTTGTTCCTCGATCTCCGCAAGGCTTTTCGGCGTTCCGATCCTTTTTGATAACATTGAGGACAGCGACCAGAACAGGACGCGGTTTTTGATTTTGGCCAAAGATTTTGTCAACATTAAAAGTGATGACGACAAAACGACCATTATTGCCAATTTGCCCAATACAAACCGCCCAGGTGTTTTGTACGAGTTTTTAAAAGACTTTAACGATAGGGGGATTAACCTTACAAAAATTGAAAGCCGCCCGTTAAGGGGAACCGCGACATTCAGAGCGTGGTTTCTGGTTGAGTTCCTGGGACACATAGACGATCCGATGGTGCAGGAAATTATGCATAAATACGGTTCGCACCTGAAATGGCTGGGAAGTTATATCAGGGTTTCTTAGAATAAAAAACAATTGCCGGGGGCTCAGGCCTCCGGCAATTGTTTTTTATTTTAATGTGCCTCTGTAAAGCGAAGGCCAATTTCCATACAATTCAATGGAAGTTTCGGAACCGTCCGGCAACTTGACTTTCAATACGCGGTTCGCGGTAGGGGACTGGAACGAATCCACACCCAAAACAACGATCTGGTTTCCTTTTACAATGGAAGTTACAAACGGCTCTTTTTTGTCAATGGCGAGCAAAGCCTGCTCTTTTTTGGGCTGAATCCAGTTGCCGTTTAATTCAAAAGCGAGGTCTTTATTGGTTCCGCCGACAATCACGTCTTCCACTTGCTTAGCCATCCAGTTTCCAAGTGAATAATACTGAGTAGGATAGTCCCAGTAGTAAGCCGCATCGCGACCCGTCGATTTCTTCCCGATCTCCGACTCGGGGGTTTTACCGTCTGCCGGATACCATTCATGTCCCCAGGACGAGGCATCGGAACCCACTTTATAAGCATTAGGATCTTTGCCGCTCGGGCCGCTGTCGTGCCACAAATAATAGCCGTCAAACATGATCAGGGAAAAAAGCGACATGCTTAAAGCCTGACTTGCCGGCATCGTTTCCAGCTGGTTCATTACCAATTCGCCTTTTGGATCGGTAAGCTGATAATTCCAGGGCACAATCGGATCACTGTAAAGCGGCATATAGCGGTTCCAGCCAAAAAAGATGAGTTTATTGTCTTTCTGATAAGGAATGAGCTTGTTGATCCGCAAAGAATGGATCGCGGAAAGAAGAACAAAATTGTTAGGCGTGTTCCCTTTTTCATCCTTCACGAACATGGGTTTGGGATAAACATCTATGGGCGTAGCATTA
It includes:
- the pheA gene encoding prephenate dehydratase; translated protein: MELQDLRNRIDSLDDQLLSILNERMELVKKVGDLKRSSQSIIYRPEREKQILDRLEKRNDGLLTRQAIDAIFFEIFAVSRNLELPERVAYLGPEGSFTHQAAEGRFGGMSEYLVLPTIHSVFESVETSRAKFGVVPIENNQEGIVIETVDFLREKNLSIVAEVLLQVHFTFASQSDSLKNIRRIYSKDIAFRQCGKFINEYLEGMDIELIPVESTSKAAKMASQEEDAAAICSSISARLFGVPILFDNIEDSDQNRTRFLILAKDFVNIKSDDDKTTIIANLPNTNRPGVLYEFLKDFNDRGINLTKIESRPLRGTATFRAWFLVEFLGHIDDPMVQEIMHKYGSHLKWLGSYIRVS
- a CDS encoding DNA topoisomerase IV subunit B, translating into MESTNVQYDEDSIRSLDWKEHIRLRPGMYIGKLGDGSSVDDGIYVLVKEIVDNSIDEHMMGNGKTIEIKISEHRVEVRDYGRGIPLGKVVDCVSKINTGGKYDSGAFQKSVGLNGVGTKAVNALSQYFKVQSFREGKSKNAEFAQGALVNESKEIQTNQRNGTHIAFEPDGVIFKNFRYIPQYLDNMIWNYCYLNAGLTINFNGQKYISQNGLLDLLQSKSDAESLRYPIIHLKGEDIEFAMTHGNQYGEEYYSFVNGQYTTQGGTHLAAFREAVVKAVREHFNKDYAPEDVRSSIIAAVAIRVQEPVFESQTKTKLGSNTITPDPNSTTVRTFVNDFVKERLDNYLHMHPESRDALKKRIEQSERERKELAGIKKLANDRAKKANLHNKKLRDCRLHLTDLKNDFRYETTLFITEGDSASGSITKSRNVQTQAVFSLRGKPLNCFGLTKKVVYENEEFNLLQHALDIENGVENLRFNRIVIATDADVDGMHIRLLLMTFFLQFFPDLVRNGHLFVLETPLFRVRNKKETIYCYSGEEKQNAVNKLGSKPEITRFKGLGEISPDEFGKFIGEDMRVEPVILQKETSIQKLLSYFMGKNTPERQRFIIDNLKTEKNIEELALAV